From Halotia branconii CENA392, the proteins below share one genomic window:
- a CDS encoding ParB/RepB/Spo0J family partition protein: MPRVPIDKIQVGLNRRPVKGEKVKELKESIKTNGLLNPITVDQKYNLIAGLHRLTACKLLGLEVVECNVVNYQDSDQSRLAEIDENLIRNELEPLERSELWLERDQILDRMGLRAKVGDNQHTLKGGEMISPPPKRTLEFAKEVGYSERTFQHGKQIAKGIHPEVKRIIKGTTIADSPTALLKIARAGSKERTLAEAAKKSLELAQAQGDVQEAERQTQLIAELQNQQKELQTLAHKSALAQREAKLVIKKSQTQPSEQTAIALVKVDEEWILGRHLVYCGDTASQQFRNLLPSNAALAIATLSHNWEHNYLIDEARIVAVLRSEGNIYEFYRRSQMPFQYELILGNLYVGIFSHQSIAKPQTPINIEGVEGIVNYLINLYTSQNNFVIAPFMGHGEILVACERMGRICFMGDTHPELVSRGILRWQKWTGKQAQKIH; encoded by the coding sequence ATGCCTAGAGTGCCTATAGATAAGATTCAAGTTGGTCTTAACCGCCGTCCAGTTAAGGGCGAAAAAGTTAAAGAGTTAAAAGAGTCAATTAAAACTAATGGTTTATTAAATCCAATTACAGTAGATCAAAAATACAATTTGATTGCCGGGCTACATCGGTTGACTGCCTGTAAGCTGTTAGGGCTTGAGGTGGTAGAGTGTAATGTTGTTAACTATCAAGATTCTGACCAATCTCGTTTAGCGGAGATTGACGAAAATTTAATTCGCAACGAGCTAGAACCGTTGGAGCGTTCGGAACTATGGTTAGAACGAGACCAAATTCTAGATCGTATGGGGCTGAGGGCGAAAGTTGGTGATAATCAGCATACCCTTAAAGGTGGTGAAATGATTTCACCACCTCCCAAGCGAACTTTAGAGTTTGCCAAAGAAGTAGGATACTCTGAGCGCACCTTTCAGCATGGAAAGCAGATTGCTAAAGGCATTCACCCAGAAGTGAAACGAATAATTAAGGGTACTACGATCGCTGACAGTCCTACAGCACTATTAAAGATAGCTAGGGCTGGTAGTAAAGAGCGTACCTTGGCAGAAGCAGCAAAAAAGTCTTTAGAGTTAGCCCAAGCCCAAGGAGACGTTCAAGAAGCCGAGCGACAAACTCAACTAATTGCTGAATTGCAGAATCAGCAAAAAGAGTTACAGACGTTAGCACATAAAAGTGCTTTGGCGCAACGAGAAGCTAAATTAGTTATCAAAAAAAGCCAAACTCAGCCAAGTGAACAAACTGCGATCGCTTTAGTTAAAGTTGACGAAGAATGGATACTCGGTAGACATTTGGTGTATTGTGGCGATACTGCAAGTCAACAATTTCGTAACTTACTACCTTCAAATGCAGCGCTGGCTATCGCTACTCTTTCTCATAACTGGGAGCATAATTACTTAATAGATGAAGCGCGGATTGTGGCTGTGCTGCGTTCTGAGGGTAACATTTATGAATTTTACAGACGTAGTCAGATGCCCTTTCAATATGAATTAATTTTGGGTAATCTTTACGTAGGCATTTTTTCTCACCAATCAATAGCTAAACCACAGACACCAATTAATATTGAAGGAGTGGAGGGTATTGTCAATTACTTGATCAATTTATACACCAGTCAAAATAATTTCGTTATTGCTCCATTTATGGGACACGGCGAAATTCTCGTTGCTTGCGAAAGGATGGGACGTATCTGTTTTATGGGAGATACTCATCCCGAATTGGTGAGTCGTGGTATTTTACGGTGGCAAAAATGGACTGGAAAGCAAGCACAGAAGATTCATTAG